A single window of uncultured Pseudodesulfovibrio sp. DNA harbors:
- a CDS encoding response regulator: MPTEKILLVEDDAVVRLDIQVALERAGYDIVGYSTSGERAIEMAESFNPDLVLMDIQLEGVMDGVEAAGEILRRFDIPVIYLTVVVDAASLNWAKNTGPLGYLVKPVDRNELKLAIEVGLYKHQMERELKKARREAEAANRAKTSFLATVSHELRTPMNGVLGMTELLLMSDIDAQYRENVQLIRESSMSLLSVLNQIIDYSKIEASSLPVREMDFRLEDMVSGLLSQYKRTSKIKGVTLEYSISPDVPGWIRGDTTKIRQILGNLINNAVKFTSSGQVMVDVSPPSNGDETFATDRDVDLAVQVLVQDTGIGIPAEKLDDIFESFNQAEDHLRHATGGLGLGLAIVSRLVSVLGGVIKCSSVEGKGSIFSVILPFKRSRYEDQAPSATVLSDQSPLKGANVLVAEDDLVNQRYIVRLLQKMGCNVLLAENGAQAVDVLKEQAFDIVFMDVEMPVMNGIEATRLIRKVDTGCLDPDVPIVALTARAMWGDEQRCIHVGMNDYVSKPVDIDTIAAIIQSTLNNE, translated from the coding sequence ATGCCAACAGAAAAGATTTTGCTTGTGGAAGACGATGCTGTCGTCCGACTTGATATTCAGGTTGCCTTGGAGCGGGCTGGATATGATATCGTCGGCTACTCCACAAGTGGAGAAAGAGCCATTGAGATGGCAGAATCCTTTAATCCTGATCTTGTGCTTATGGATATTCAGCTTGAAGGAGTCATGGATGGCGTTGAAGCCGCAGGGGAGATTCTTCGTCGTTTTGACATTCCGGTCATTTATTTAACTGTGGTGGTCGATGCGGCCTCTTTAAATTGGGCTAAAAATACGGGTCCTTTGGGGTATCTGGTAAAACCAGTTGACCGCAATGAACTTAAATTAGCGATTGAAGTTGGTCTATACAAACACCAAATGGAACGAGAACTGAAAAAGGCAAGGAGAGAAGCTGAGGCTGCGAATAGGGCCAAGACTTCTTTTCTGGCTACAGTCAGTCATGAGTTGAGAACACCTATGAATGGTGTACTCGGTATGACCGAATTACTGCTTATGTCCGATATTGATGCTCAATATCGTGAGAATGTTCAGCTTATTCGAGAATCGTCCATGTCTTTATTGTCTGTATTAAATCAGATTATTGATTATTCCAAAATTGAGGCCAGTTCACTTCCGGTTCGAGAGATGGATTTTCGTCTTGAGGACATGGTATCCGGTCTGTTGTCTCAGTATAAACGGACGTCAAAAATTAAAGGCGTTACACTTGAATATTCCATCTCCCCGGATGTTCCTGGCTGGATTAGAGGTGATACCACCAAAATTAGGCAAATATTGGGCAATCTCATCAACAACGCCGTGAAGTTTACTTCCTCCGGACAGGTTATGGTGGATGTGTCTCCGCCCAGTAATGGCGATGAAACGTTTGCGACTGATAGAGATGTCGATTTGGCAGTTCAAGTATTGGTTCAGGATACAGGAATTGGTATTCCCGCAGAAAAACTGGATGATATTTTTGAGAGTTTCAATCAGGCCGAGGACCATTTGCGGCATGCGACAGGGGGATTGGGTTTAGGTCTCGCTATTGTCAGCAGGCTTGTGAGTGTTCTTGGTGGTGTGATCAAATGTTCCAGTGTTGAAGGGAAGGGGAGTATCTTTTCCGTTATTCTCCCATTTAAGAGGAGTCGTTATGAAGATCAGGCCCCATCGGCGACCGTATTGAGTGATCAATCCCCGCTCAAGGGGGCGAATGTCCTTGTGGCGGAAGATGATTTGGTTAATCAGCGATATATTGTCAGATTACTTCAGAAAATGGGGTGCAATGTCCTTTTGGCAGAAAATGGAGCGCAGGCAGTGGATGTGCTCAAAGAGCAGGCGTTCGATATCGTTTTTATGGATGTTGAAATGCCTGTTATGAATGGTATCGAAGCGACTCGACTTATAAGAAAGGTGGATACGGGCTGTTTGGATCCTGATGTTCCTATCGTCGCATTGACAGCGCGTGCAATGTGGGGAGACGAGCAACGATGTATTCATGTGGGTATGAACGATTACGTTTCTAAGCCCGTGGATATTGACACCATCGCCGCTATCATACAATCAACGCTGAACAATGAGTAA